Genomic window (Candidatus Methylomirabilota bacterium):
CGTGGAGACGGGGATGAGCGTCAGGCCGTCGCCCTCCACCGCCTGGCCGTCGCGGAGATCCTCGATCCCCTCCGGCAGCGCCGGGTCGCGGTGGAGCCTCTTGAAGACACGTACGCCGGGGAAGCGCGCGCGCAGCGCGGCCACGCCGCCCAGGTGATCGTGATGCCGGTGCGTGAGGAGGATGCGTGACGGCCGGCGCCAGCCGCGCTCGGCGAGATACCGCTCCAGGAGCGGCAGGTACTCCGGCACGCCGGCGCCGGTGTCGATCAGAAGCGGGTCGCGACGGCCGACGAGGTAGGTGTTGGTGCCGGGCCCCGTCATCCATCCGGGGTTGAGCCCCAGCACCCGCCCCACCAGCTCGCTGGGCGTCGCTGTCTGCGGGAACGCGGGATCGATCCAGCTCATGGCGCAGTTTCGAGCGCGGGCTTCGCCCGCGCAATCCCTCCTGGGGGGAGGTTTCGGAAGGGGGGCGAAGCCCCCCTCCGAGCTAAACACCGAGATAGCGGTGCTGGATGCCCTCGCTGGCCGCCAGCTCGGCCGACGTCCCCGTCCACACGATACGCCCCTTCTCGAGAATGTAGTGCCGGTCGGCGACGCGGGTGAGCGCGCGCACATTCTTGTCCACGAGGAGGATGGACTGCCCGCTCGCCTTCAGGCGCTCGATGCAGCGCCAGATCTCCACGCGCACCAGCGGGGCCAGCCCCTCGGTGGCCTCGTCGAGGATGAGCAGGCGCGGGTTGGTCATGAGGGCCCGTCCGATGGCGAGCATCTGCTGCTCTCCGCCCGAGAGCGACCCCCCCAGCGCGCGCTGGCGCGCGGCGAGCAGGGGAAAGAGGGCGAACACCCGGTCGACCGTCCAGGGATCGGGGTTGCCGCGGCGGTTGGACGCCGTCGCGACCAGGTTCTCGCGGACCGTGAGGTTCGGGAACACCTGGCGCCCCTCCGGCACGAGCCCGAGGCCGGCCTGGGCCACCCGGTACGGCGGCAGGCCGTGAATGGGACGGCCCTCGAAGCGGATCTCCCCAGCCCGCGGGCGCAGGATGCCCATGATGGAGCGCACGGTCGTGGTCTTGCCCATGCCGTTCCGCCCGAGCAGCGTCGCCACTTCGCCGGGCCGCACGGCGAGGCTCACGCCGAACAGGACCTGGCTGTCGCCGTAGGCCGTCTCCAGGGCGTCGACGGTCAGCATCAGACGAGGGTGTCCTCGCCCAGGTATGCCTGGCGGACCTCGGGGTTCATCCGCACCTCCTCGGGCGGCCCGGTGGCGATGATGCGCCCGTACACCATCACCGAGATGCGGTCGGCGAGCGCGAAGACCGCGTCCATGTCGTGCTCTACCAGCAGGATGGTCTGCCGGCCCTTGAGCGACTGAAGAAACCGGATCATACGCTGGGACTCGTCGAGCCCCATACCGGCGACCGGCTCGTCGAGCAGCAGCAGGCGCGGCCGGGTGGCCAGGGCCATGGCGATCTCGAGCTGGCGCTGCTCGCCGTGGGCGAGGTTGGCGGCCATGACGTCGGCGCGCTCGGCGAGATCGACCGTTCGCAGGATCTCCAGGGCCGGCTCGCGCACGGCCCGCTCGCGCCGGGCCGGCCGCCAGAAGCGGAAGCTCGACCCCGCGTGCGCCTGGACGGCGAG
Coding sequences:
- a CDS encoding MBL fold metallo-hydrolase, whose translation is MSWIDPAFPQTATPSELVGRVLGLNPGWMTGPGTNTYLVGRRDPLLIDTGAGVPEYLPLLERYLAERGWRRPSRILLTHRHHDHLGGVAALRARFPGVRVFKRLHRDPALPEGIEDLRDGQAVEGDGLTLIPVST
- a CDS encoding ABC transporter ATP-binding protein, giving the protein MLTVDALETAYGDSQVLFGVSLAVRPGEVATLLGRNGMGKTTTVRSIMGILRPRAGEIRFEGRPIHGLPPYRVAQAGLGLVPEGRQVFPNLTVRENLVATASNRRGNPDPWTVDRVFALFPLLAARQRALGGSLSGGEQQMLAIGRALMTNPRLLILDEATEGLAPLVRVEIWRCIERLKASGQSILLVDKNVRALTRVADRHYILEKGRIVWTGTSAELAASEGIQHRYLGV
- a CDS encoding ABC transporter ATP-binding protein encodes the protein MDEPLLQVRGLTKSFGGLIATNRMDLDVAGGETHAVIGPNGAGKTTLISQLSGDLRPDAGLIRFVGEDITHLGAPARSMRGLARSFQITSIFKDFTALDNVALAVQAHAGSSFRFWRPARRERAVREPALEILRTVDLAERADVMAANLAHGEQRQLEIAMALATRPRLLLLDEPVAGMGLDESQRMIRFLQSLKGRQTILLVEHDMDAVFALADRISVMVYGRIIATGPPEEVRMNPEVRQAYLGEDTLV